GGATGCGCTCTATAGCCTCTATGGCACGGAGCTCGGGGTCCGCGTCGCCCGCAAGCACCTCGCCTGGTATGCCCGTGGTCGTACGACCACGGCGTCATTCCCGGTACAGGTCAACGGGGCCGAATCACCAGAACAACAAATGGCCCTGGTCGATATTTTATTTCAGGGATACGGCTTGGAGGGGAAGCAACCGCTATGAAGACAGGCGCGATCATCGAAATCCATGACGAGAAGTGGCAACAGCTCCGGGTCTCGACTTCGGAGCGCCGTGCACCGCTCAGCGATTGCGTGCGCGACGCCTTGCAATGCTATCTGAACAAGATGGACGGGCACCCGGTCAATGATCTGTACCGGCTGGTCATCGAGGAGGTCGAGCGCCCGATGCTCGAGACCCTGCTCGATCACACCCGAGGCAATCAGACGCGGGCGGCCCAACTCCTCGGGATCAGCCGCAGTACGCTGCGCAAGAAGATCGCCGACTACGAACTGCCCGGCAGTCACTGAAGAGGCCCCGCCCGGCCCGCCTCTTCAAAGACGTACCGAAGCGGCTTGCCGCTGATACAACCTCTTCAACGAATAGGCCTCGAGATGCAACCGATACGCCGTGCCCTGATCAGTGTCTCCGACAAGACCGGTCTGCTCGATCTGGCCCGCGGGCTCGCCGCCCGTGGCGTCGAGATCCTCTCGACCGGTGGCACGGCAAGGCTCCTGACCGACAACGACATCCCGGTGATCGAGGTGTCCGATTACACCGGCTTCCCGGAGATGATGGGCGGGCGGGTCAAGACCCTGCATCCGCGCCTGCACGGCGGGATCCTGGGGCGGCGCGGCGTCGACGACGGCGTGATGCGCGAGAACGGGATCCGCCCGATCGACCTTGTCGTCGTCAACCTCTATCCGTTCGAGGAGACGGTCGCCGACCCGGCCTGCGATCTCGCGACGGCGATCGAGAACATCGACATCGGCGGGCCGACCTTGCTGCGCGCCGCGGCCAAGAACCACGCCGCGGTCGGCGTCGTCGTCGACAGCGCCGACTATCCGCGCATCCTCGCCGAACTCGCCGAGCACGGCGGCACCCTGGGCGATGCGACGCGCTTCGACCTGGCGGTCAAGGCCTTCGAGCACACCGCCCGTTACGACG
This portion of the Thioflavicoccus mobilis 8321 genome encodes:
- the fis gene encoding DNA-binding transcriptional regulator Fis; amino-acid sequence: MKTGAIIEIHDEKWQQLRVSTSERRAPLSDCVRDALQCYLNKMDGHPVNDLYRLVIEEVERPMLETLLDHTRGNQTRAAQLLGISRSTLRKKIADYELPGSH